A genomic stretch from Sphingobacterium sp. ML3W includes:
- a CDS encoding dihydrodipicolinate synthase family protein — translation MKKKHKIKGLIAAAFANYDPTGNIDLDAIPAMTEHLVSQGLRGIFICGTNGEGPSLSTAERMAVAERYIKAIDGRILSFVHVGHSSIAEAKRLAAHAESIGADYISAVSAFYFKPSSVENLVDAMAAIAAAAPHTPFYYYHIPAVTGLQIDMLRFLALAEEKIPTFQGIKYTAATLHEYQACLQYKEGKYDILFGYDELLLPALAVGATGAIGSTYNYAAPLYLEVIRRFEAGAHEAARNLHFEAVEMVQLLVKYGPIPVQRAIMKKIGLDLGQPRLPLTLLDEVNEQLLLAELEQSKFLDHVALYQ, via the coding sequence ATGAAAAAAAAACATAAAATAAAAGGCTTGATCGCCGCGGCATTTGCCAACTATGATCCTACCGGAAATATTGACCTGGACGCTATTCCGGCCATGACGGAGCACCTTGTCAGCCAGGGGCTGCGGGGAATATTTATCTGCGGGACCAATGGTGAGGGACCGAGCCTTTCGACGGCCGAACGCATGGCAGTTGCCGAACGTTATATCAAGGCCATTGACGGCCGGATCCTTTCTTTTGTCCATGTGGGGCATAGCTCCATTGCCGAAGCCAAGCGCCTGGCAGCGCATGCCGAAAGCATCGGTGCGGATTATATTTCAGCAGTCTCGGCCTTCTATTTCAAGCCTTCATCCGTAGAAAACCTGGTCGATGCCATGGCCGCCATTGCGGCCGCGGCCCCCCATACGCCATTCTACTATTACCATATTCCGGCTGTCACGGGGCTACAGATCGATATGCTCCGCTTTCTTGCCTTGGCGGAAGAGAAAATTCCGACCTTTCAGGGAATCAAATATACGGCGGCGACCTTGCACGAATACCAGGCCTGCCTACAATACAAGGAGGGCAAATACGATATCCTGTTTGGCTACGATGAACTGCTGTTGCCGGCACTGGCGGTGGGAGCCACTGGCGCCATTGGCAGTACCTACAATTACGCTGCCCCCCTGTATCTGGAGGTAATCCGCCGGTTTGAGGCCGGTGCCCACGAAGCGGCACGCAACCTGCATTTTGAAGCCGTGGAGATGGTGCAGCTGCTGGTAAAATATGGGCCTATCCCGGTGCAGCGCGCTATTATGAAAAAAATCGGATTAGATCTGGGGCAGCCGCGGCTACCATTGACGCTGTTGGATGAAGTCAATGAACAGCTGCTGCTGGCCGAGTTGGAACAGTCGAAATTCTTGGATCATGTGGCTTTGTATCAGTAA
- a CDS encoding sialidase family protein — protein sequence MITKIHYSLLALFSLLTATSVAQVKIAERHYTLPVLADQPINILKRLEFVADKQQRVDAELRIRVDALGAEQIDSLSCWFAGTDSTIIENGKPGAKQLLIAQKWKGKTGKIKVPLTLEKGVNYLWVTAKVRPFKQLNRTFQVAINGVSLAGLASQSQLSGKFDRYRPAVAVHRQGAEGVHTSRIPGIITAKDGSLVAVYDARRELGRDLQGDIDIGVSRSLDGGRSWLPMETAIDMGTFGGLPQKFNGVSDPNILLNERTGTIYVAGLWMHGVLDETGTWYPGIKDGREIHNHQWKNKGSQPGFEVKQTSQFLLVKSEDNGLTWSKPLNLTHLKKAEWWLWAPAPGHGISLQDGTLLMPSQGRDETGKAFSNITYSKDGGQTWKTSNPALAESTTECMAVQLDNGEIMLNMRSNYNATHKGDDNGRAIAVTKDLGETWTEHPSSHKALIEPTCMASIHRHVYQSGKDSRSLLVFCNPDSKFVRSHITLKTSKDNGDSWQPKVLLDEGKGRGYSCITSVDEHTLGVLYESSQADLIFQQIPLKELL from the coding sequence ATGATAACCAAAATACACTACAGCTTGCTCGCCCTTTTCAGTTTACTGACAGCGACTTCTGTAGCCCAGGTAAAGATTGCCGAACGGCATTATACCTTGCCTGTATTGGCAGATCAACCAATAAATATCCTCAAACGGCTGGAATTTGTGGCAGACAAACAGCAACGTGTCGATGCGGAGCTTAGGATCAGGGTCGATGCACTGGGGGCGGAGCAGATCGATAGCCTGAGCTGCTGGTTTGCCGGCACGGACTCGACAATTATTGAAAACGGAAAGCCCGGCGCAAAGCAGCTGCTGATAGCACAGAAATGGAAAGGAAAAACAGGGAAAATAAAGGTTCCGCTAACCCTGGAGAAGGGCGTCAACTACCTTTGGGTGACGGCCAAAGTACGTCCTTTTAAACAATTAAACCGAACTTTTCAAGTGGCCATAAATGGAGTTTCACTCGCGGGCTTAGCATCTCAATCGCAGCTTTCGGGCAAGTTCGACCGCTACAGGCCCGCCGTTGCCGTACACCGGCAAGGCGCTGAGGGAGTCCATACCAGCCGTATCCCGGGCATAATTACGGCCAAAGACGGCAGTCTGGTCGCGGTATACGATGCCCGCAGGGAGCTGGGCCGGGACCTGCAAGGCGACATCGATATCGGCGTATCGCGCAGCCTAGATGGTGGCCGCAGCTGGCTGCCGATGGAGACCGCGATCGATATGGGCACATTCGGCGGCCTGCCGCAGAAATTCAATGGCGTCTCCGATCCCAATATCTTGCTCAACGAGCGAACCGGGACGATCTATGTTGCAGGGCTATGGATGCATGGTGTACTCGACGAAACGGGTACCTGGTATCCCGGGATCAAAGATGGCCGCGAAATCCACAATCATCAATGGAAAAATAAGGGATCGCAACCGGGATTTGAGGTCAAACAGACCTCGCAATTTCTACTGGTAAAAAGCGAAGACAATGGGCTAACCTGGTCCAAACCGCTCAATCTTACCCATCTCAAAAAGGCGGAATGGTGGCTCTGGGCACCTGCACCCGGACATGGCATCAGCCTGCAGGATGGCACATTGCTGATGCCAAGCCAGGGACGTGATGAGACGGGCAAGGCGTTTTCCAATATCACCTACAGCAAAGACGGTGGCCAAACCTGGAAAACATCCAATCCGGCACTGGCAGAATCCACAACGGAATGCATGGCGGTGCAGCTGGATAATGGGGAGATCATGTTAAATATGCGGTCAAACTATAATGCCACCCACAAAGGCGATGACAATGGCCGCGCCATTGCCGTAACGAAGGACCTGGGCGAGACCTGGACCGAACACCCCAGTTCGCACAAAGCGCTGATTGAACCGACCTGCATGGCCAGTATCCACAGGCATGTCTATCAGTCCGGAAAGGACAGCAGATCTCTGCTGGTATTCTGCAATCCCGATTCAAAATTTGTCCGTTCACATATTACCTTAAAAACCAGTAAGGATAATGGCGACTCCTGGCAGCCCAAGGTTTTGCTTGACGAAGGCAAGGGTCGGGGTTATTCCTGCATCACTTCCGTGGACGAGCATACGCTTGGCGTGCTCTATGAAAGCAGCCAGGCAGATCTGATCTTTCAGCAGATACCACTAAAAGAATTGTTATAA
- a CDS encoding FCD domain-containing protein yields MINDLTPIATSTRADIVEIRIREYLSSKKLKAGDTLPTELELAEALDVSRNVLREALSRLRMLGLIETKKKRGMVLSAPDILGSFERVLNPQLMDENTMKDIFELRLLLELGMADLLYLRKTDKDIAELERIVKKDKNADAEEFRISQEIAFHGKLYEITGNTTLKRFQTMLMPIFGFVLNKSHHSIKSEVSHSDLVQILKTGDRDAFSKAMQEHLRPHLEFLGER; encoded by the coding sequence ATGATCAATGACCTTACCCCAATAGCGACCAGTACCCGCGCTGATATAGTCGAAATACGCATAAGAGAATATCTTTCCAGCAAGAAATTAAAAGCAGGGGATACCCTCCCAACAGAACTGGAGCTCGCGGAGGCGCTCGATGTGAGCCGCAATGTACTGCGGGAAGCCCTGAGCCGCCTGCGCATGCTGGGCCTGATCGAAACCAAAAAGAAACGCGGCATGGTGCTGTCCGCACCGGATATCCTGGGCTCGTTTGAACGGGTACTGAATCCGCAGCTGATGGACGAAAATACAATGAAGGATATTTTTGAACTGCGCCTGCTCCTTGAACTGGGGATGGCTGACCTGCTGTACCTGCGCAAGACGGATAAAGATATCGCCGAACTGGAACGCATTGTGAAAAAGGACAAAAATGCCGATGCTGAAGAGTTCAGAATCAGCCAGGAAATTGCATTTCACGGTAAGCTGTATGAAATTACTGGCAATACTACCCTGAAACGTTTCCAGACGATGCTGATGCCGATCTTTGGTTTTGTGTTGAACAAAAGCCACCATAGCATCAAATCGGAGGTCTCTCACAGCGATCTGGTGCAGATACTCAAAACCGGCGACCGCGATGCTTTTTCAAAGGCCATGCAGGAACATTTGCGTCCGCACCTAGAATTTCTTGGGGAACGCTAG
- a CDS encoding RagB/SusD family nutrient uptake outer membrane protein, with translation MKTKRILYGSILFLGLLSGTACSDKLDADLKAAINANSMWKDESDAQAAVTGAYVRMRSTFATAYIFWGEYRTGYWGAGLETNATYSTAFLNQLNSTHAHANWNNLYTTINDCNLILKHLPEISFSTVEKKNEYLAQAYFIRAFCYYWIARIWGDAPVLTAGFESPNQEDLYPSRQPVQAVFQLVKEDLDRAEELMPATATKAQYGNLDAIRLLKTDYYLWMAKRQNGGAAALNMAKQSVDKVLTGKHTLMQKFPDIFATELNPEVIFCWRLTQDEFTGGYPADFLVPIQYVSPGLVENPIKVGSHQQWIFLTNSYKAFLTENTADTRAKVSFDTAFDKGKNLTFQWINKYAGKWENATRIFDADLIVYRYADAVLFSAEIENALGNGQTAIQQLNKIAKRAYGTDNFYAAGLPTNDINTAILSERKREFVAEGKLWWDLIRLGVVFNEVESLKNQQSKTNILLWPVHDSSINTNPNIKQTEGYN, from the coding sequence ATGAAGACAAAAAGAATTTTATACGGATCAATATTATTCCTGGGCCTGTTATCCGGAACCGCTTGTTCGGATAAACTAGATGCCGATCTGAAAGCTGCCATCAATGCCAACTCCATGTGGAAGGATGAGAGCGATGCCCAGGCGGCCGTAACAGGTGCCTACGTACGTATGCGCAGTACCTTTGCCACGGCTTATATCTTCTGGGGTGAATACCGCACAGGCTATTGGGGCGCCGGACTTGAAACCAATGCGACCTACAGCACGGCATTCTTAAATCAGCTGAACAGTACACATGCCCATGCAAACTGGAATAATTTATATACCACGATCAACGACTGCAACCTGATCTTGAAACATCTGCCGGAAATCAGTTTTTCCACGGTGGAAAAAAAGAATGAATACCTCGCGCAGGCCTATTTTATCCGTGCATTCTGTTATTATTGGATCGCCCGCATCTGGGGCGACGCACCGGTGCTGACCGCCGGTTTTGAATCACCCAATCAGGAGGACCTCTATCCATCACGTCAGCCTGTGCAGGCAGTTTTCCAATTGGTCAAAGAGGATCTCGATCGGGCGGAGGAACTGATGCCGGCTACGGCCACAAAAGCACAGTATGGTAATCTGGATGCGATCCGTTTACTCAAAACAGACTATTACCTCTGGATGGCCAAACGGCAGAATGGTGGGGCAGCGGCATTGAATATGGCGAAACAATCTGTGGATAAGGTATTAACGGGAAAGCACACCCTGATGCAGAAATTCCCGGATATCTTTGCTACGGAATTGAATCCCGAAGTGATCTTTTGCTGGCGCCTGACACAGGATGAATTTACGGGTGGCTATCCCGCGGATTTCCTGGTGCCTATCCAATATGTTTCGCCTGGGCTGGTTGAAAATCCCATTAAAGTGGGCTCACATCAGCAGTGGATATTTCTGACGAACAGTTACAAGGCTTTTTTGACGGAAAATACGGCCGACACCCGCGCAAAGGTCAGTTTTGATACGGCTTTCGACAAAGGTAAAAACCTGACCTTCCAATGGATCAATAAATATGCTGGGAAATGGGAGAATGCCACCCGCATTTTTGATGCAGACCTGATTGTCTACCGGTATGCGGATGCCGTTCTGTTCAGTGCCGAAATCGAAAATGCACTGGGGAACGGGCAGACTGCCATCCAACAGTTGAACAAGATCGCAAAACGGGCGTATGGAACGGATAATTTTTATGCAGCCGGACTTCCGACCAATGACATCAATACTGCCATACTCAGTGAACGGAAACGGGAATTCGTGGCCGAAGGTAAACTCTGGTGGGACCTGATCCGTCTCGGCGTGGTGTTTAATGAAGTCGAGAGCCTAAAAAACCAACAGTCTAAAACAAACATCCTGTTATGGCCGGTTCACGATAGCTCAATCAACACGAATCCCAATATTAAACAGACCGAGGGCTACAATTAG
- a CDS encoding TonB-dependent receptor, translating to MIWTSKKASLFVGAQIILVSSLYAQQRIEGTVRDQQGKPLQSITVIGLRSGSQTQTDANGKFWLDVQQLPDTLQFRSVGYQPLDRLVSSTAPLIVELTATNRSLDEVVVVGYGTQSRRTLTTAISKVDGKALENVPVSTVGEGLKGKVAGARVYQSNNSPGADPVFRIRGGSSINKTNDPLVLVDGVERSFSGVNPNDVESIEVLKDAASTAIYGSRASNGVVLITTKKGKAAEQATITFDATYAFQQPESKLNMMSARDYIQIVRPAVALSPNPNYNSSSGYSASSGNDANSIYSTRYLQAGEAMPAGYEGMPDPLDPSKTLIFQDNNYQDLLFRNVGWQNYYVGVNGGSQLVRYAASAGYTDDAGVALGTGYNRFSARGKGDVSISKKLSINTAFDYSLTNSQEFDNQTNVIARGLATPATQKMYFDNGRPTPGYNATSPNPLWWDYTRDYGTKDRRLSLIGGLDYAIIDGLKAQVQLSNYSHLSNYHYFEKAHEFSGLRTTRASQSQLDRTKVDALLKYDANWNTDHTLSLLGGYSYQQTDFNSFNATVNGASSDKVPTLSAGPNKTGAEEDIWQQVLIGYFGRANYAYKQKYLLMGTFRYDGSSLFAKENRWGFFPGVSAGWVVTQEPFMRDQQTVNYLKFRTSYGQTGNNSIGLYDALGKYSTDIRYDGAAGIYAATMPNRDLTWETSTQFDFGFDLALFNNRINIQADYFNKITKNLLFSVQLPNTSGFSTVQTNVGKVRFRGFDLEIGSENMRSGKFRWDSKLTLSFVKNRVQQLPDNGRDKNRIGGIQLADGTAFGGTAEGESLYRYFGYKVDHILQTPEEAAAARYDESARGWSPTDKKNIKGRKLAGDYEWQDRDGDGVISSKDQYELGVSVPHTTGGLANNFSYGSFGLNIFVDWALGHSINHTAYMRYFMNTFANNYTLVDEVNQTWKNPGDQSKYARFTANDPDTGNSNFSRTSDVFNYKGDYLCLREVSFLYQLPDTWSKRIGIRSMQLSVSGQNLFYFSALRGTGISPELGAGTTYGNDYYNYPAIRKIAIGAKLTL from the coding sequence ATGATTTGGACAAGCAAAAAAGCAAGCTTATTTGTGGGCGCCCAAATTATCCTTGTATCATCTCTGTATGCGCAGCAGCGTATCGAAGGGACGGTACGGGATCAACAGGGAAAACCTTTACAATCCATTACGGTGATAGGCCTCCGCTCGGGCAGCCAGACACAGACGGACGCCAACGGAAAATTCTGGCTGGATGTACAGCAGCTGCCGGATACGCTGCAGTTCCGTTCGGTAGGCTATCAGCCATTGGACAGGCTGGTTTCCTCGACGGCTCCGCTGATAGTAGAACTCACTGCCACAAACCGGAGTCTGGACGAGGTCGTCGTCGTTGGCTATGGCACCCAGTCGCGCCGCACGCTGACCACAGCCATCAGCAAAGTGGATGGCAAGGCGCTGGAAAATGTTCCCGTCAGCACCGTCGGTGAGGGACTAAAAGGGAAAGTAGCTGGTGCCCGGGTGTATCAGTCAAACAATAGTCCCGGAGCGGATCCGGTCTTTCGGATCCGCGGTGGATCATCCATCAATAAAACCAACGATCCCTTGGTCCTGGTAGATGGTGTCGAACGTTCCTTTTCAGGGGTCAATCCCAATGATGTGGAGTCCATTGAGGTGCTGAAAGATGCGGCATCAACAGCGATCTACGGTTCCCGCGCATCAAATGGGGTGGTCTTGATCACGACAAAAAAGGGAAAAGCGGCTGAACAGGCAACCATTACATTTGATGCTACCTATGCCTTTCAGCAACCGGAATCTAAACTAAATATGATGAGCGCCCGTGATTATATCCAGATCGTGCGGCCTGCCGTGGCCTTGAGCCCCAATCCCAATTATAATTCCAGCTCTGGCTACTCCGCTAGCTCGGGCAATGATGCGAATTCGATCTATTCAACGCGCTACCTTCAGGCCGGAGAGGCGATGCCTGCTGGTTATGAGGGTATGCCGGATCCCTTGGATCCAAGCAAAACGCTGATCTTCCAGGACAACAACTACCAGGACCTGCTCTTCCGGAATGTGGGCTGGCAGAATTATTACGTCGGTGTCAACGGGGGGAGCCAGCTTGTCCGTTATGCTGCGAGTGCAGGCTATACGGACGATGCGGGTGTAGCATTGGGTACAGGGTACAACCGCTTCTCTGCACGGGGAAAGGGGGATGTCAGCATTTCGAAAAAACTCTCGATCAATACGGCCTTTGATTATTCCCTGACCAATTCGCAGGAGTTTGACAATCAGACCAACGTGATTGCTAGGGGTCTGGCCACACCGGCAACGCAAAAGATGTACTTCGACAATGGCCGCCCAACACCGGGCTATAATGCCACCTCACCAAATCCGCTCTGGTGGGATTATACCCGGGATTATGGTACCAAAGACCGGCGTTTATCGCTGATTGGTGGCCTGGACTATGCCATTATCGATGGGCTTAAAGCACAGGTGCAGCTATCCAACTATTCCCATCTCTCCAACTACCATTATTTCGAAAAAGCGCATGAATTTTCGGGATTGCGGACGACCAGGGCGAGTCAATCCCAGCTGGACCGTACCAAAGTGGATGCCTTACTGAAATACGATGCCAACTGGAATACAGACCATACCTTATCCTTGCTTGGCGGCTACTCTTATCAACAGACGGATTTTAATTCATTTAACGCGACCGTCAATGGTGCGAGTTCGGACAAGGTACCCACACTGTCGGCAGGACCGAATAAAACGGGTGCCGAAGAGGATATCTGGCAACAGGTTTTGATCGGCTATTTCGGCCGTGCCAATTATGCCTACAAACAAAAGTACTTATTGATGGGAACCTTCCGGTACGACGGTTCCTCGCTCTTTGCCAAGGAAAACCGTTGGGGATTTTTTCCGGGTGTTTCGGCAGGCTGGGTCGTGACACAGGAACCTTTTATGCGCGATCAGCAGACGGTGAACTACCTAAAATTCCGTACCAGTTATGGCCAGACGGGAAATAATTCCATCGGGCTTTATGATGCGCTGGGAAAATATAGCACCGATATCCGGTACGACGGTGCAGCAGGGATATATGCCGCAACCATGCCCAACCGCGATCTGACCTGGGAGACCTCAACGCAGTTTGACTTTGGCTTTGACCTTGCCCTGTTCAACAACCGGATCAATATCCAGGCGGACTATTTCAACAAGATCACCAAAAACCTGCTTTTTAGCGTACAGCTGCCCAATACCTCGGGTTTTTCAACGGTGCAGACCAATGTGGGTAAGGTGCGCTTCCGGGGTTTTGATCTTGAAATCGGCAGTGAGAATATGCGTTCCGGCAAATTTCGCTGGGACAGCAAGCTGACCTTAAGTTTTGTTAAAAATAGGGTACAGCAGCTTCCTGACAATGGCCGCGATAAAAACCGTATCGGCGGGATCCAGCTGGCGGACGGCACAGCCTTTGGCGGTACCGCTGAGGGTGAATCGCTGTACCGCTATTTCGGGTATAAGGTGGACCATATTCTGCAGACTCCCGAAGAGGCTGCTGCCGCCCGTTACGATGAGTCGGCACGTGGCTGGAGCCCAACGGACAAGAAGAACATCAAAGGGCGCAAACTCGCCGGTGACTACGAATGGCAGGACCGCGACGGCGATGGGGTCATCAGCAGCAAGGATCAATATGAACTGGGGGTCAGCGTACCGCATACCACGGGCGGACTGGCCAATAACTTTAGCTATGGCTCGTTCGGACTTAATATTTTTGTGGATTGGGCACTGGGTCATTCCATCAATCATACGGCTTATATGCGCTATTTCATGAATACCTTTGCCAACAACTACACCCTGGTAGATGAGGTCAACCAGACCTGGAAAAATCCAGGCGATCAGTCGAAATATGCCCGCTTTACCGCCAATGACCCTGATACCGGGAACAGCAATTTCTCCCGAACTTCAGACGTATTCAATTACAAAGGGGACTACCTCTGTCTACGGGAGGTATCTTTCCTGTATCAGCTGCCCGATACCTGGAGCAAACGCATCGGGATCCGCTCCATGCAGCTTTCGGTTTCCGGTCAGAACCTCTTTTATTTTTCCGCGCTGCGGGGAACGGGTATCTCACCGGAACTCGGCGCCGGAACAACCTATGGTAACGATTATTATAACTATCCGGCCATCCGTAAAATCGCGATCGGTGCCAAGTTAACCTTATAA
- a CDS encoding DUF5675 family protein, whose protein sequence is MSNRHTLKLLRKYGAEGTNGTITYNGEHICHTIELPDRNNIKRISCIPIGQYKLEKIRYQRHGEQIGIPHVLNREGILIHAANNAKNELLGCIAPVTSLTGEGQGIGSGKALAKLKALVYCLWDMGDEVYLSIR, encoded by the coding sequence ATGAGCAACAGGCATACCCTCAAGCTCCTACGGAAATATGGGGCTGAGGGAACAAATGGAACGATCACGTACAACGGTGAGCATATCTGCCATACCATCGAATTGCCTGACCGTAATAACATCAAGCGGATCAGCTGCATCCCGATCGGTCAGTACAAACTGGAGAAAATCCGTTACCAGCGGCATGGCGAGCAGATCGGTATCCCGCATGTGTTAAACCGTGAGGGTATCCTGATACACGCGGCTAATAATGCCAAGAACGAATTGCTTGGCTGCATCGCGCCGGTCACCAGTCTGACCGGTGAGGGACAGGGTATCGGAAGTGGGAAGGCCCTGGCCAAGCTGAAAGCGCTGGTGTATTGCCTGTGGGATATGGGTGATGAAGTGTATTTGAGTATTCGATAA